In one window of uncultured Campylobacter sp. DNA:
- the nuoH gene encoding NADH-quinone oxidoreductase subunit NuoH — protein sequence MSDSAFYFVATVLKALVILAVIALLSGLATYAERKVLAFMQRRIGPSMVGPAGLLQVGADMIKLFTKEDAIPARANKLLFKIAPIISATGAFVALSVVPLLPEFTIGGRTIQPILSDINVGILFLLGASGTCVYGLLIGGLASYNKWGTIGAFRAFLQITCFEVINGLSLIPIVMITGSLSLIDIVSAQSGGIDKWFIWKEPVCFALFLIAAFVECNRTPLCLTENETEIVAGAGTAYSGMRWGMFFIGEYANIITYSVVTTLLFLGGFNAFWFIPGGVMMVLKSSLVFFCFLWARAAWPHLRPDQLMGLCWKVCMPLALACVLITALAIV from the coding sequence ATGAGCGATAGTGCATTTTATTTCGTAGCTACCGTCTTAAAGGCGCTCGTGATTTTAGCCGTCATCGCGCTGCTCTCGGGGCTTGCGACCTATGCCGAGCGCAAGGTGCTTGCCTTTATGCAGCGCAGGATCGGGCCTTCTATGGTCGGGCCTGCAGGACTTTTGCAGGTGGGCGCGGATATGATAAAGCTTTTTACAAAAGAGGACGCGATCCCTGCGCGGGCGAATAAGCTTCTTTTTAAAATCGCGCCGATAATATCGGCTACGGGAGCTTTCGTGGCGCTTTCGGTAGTGCCGCTGCTGCCGGAGTTTACGATCGGCGGGCGAACCATCCAGCCGATTTTAAGCGATATAAATGTGGGAATTTTATTTTTGCTCGGAGCTAGCGGCACCTGCGTTTATGGTCTACTGATCGGAGGGCTTGCGAGCTACAATAAATGGGGCACGATAGGCGCGTTTCGCGCGTTTTTGCAGATCACCTGCTTTGAGGTGATAAATGGCCTTAGCCTGATCCCTATCGTGATGATCACTGGCTCGCTCTCGCTCATCGACATCGTAAGCGCGCAAAGCGGCGGCATAGATAAGTGGTTTATCTGGAAAGAGCCCGTTTGCTTCGCGCTCTTTCTCATCGCAGCCTTTGTAGAGTGCAACCGCACGCCGCTATGCCTTACCGAAAACGAAACCGAGATCGTAGCGGGCGCCGGTACGGCATATTCGGGTATGCGCTGGGGTATGTTTTTTATCGGCGAATACGCCAATATCATAACCTACTCCGTCGTTACGACGCTGCTGTTTTTGGGCGGATTTAACGCGTTTTGGTTTATCCCTGGCGGCGTTATGATGGTGTTAAAATCAAGCCTCGTGTTTTTCTGCTTCCTATGGGCTCGCGCGGCGTGGCCGCATCTGCGCCCCGATCAGCTGATGGGGCTTTGCTGGAAAGTCTGCATGCCGTTAGCTCTTGCTTGCGTGCTAATTACCGCGCTAGCGATCGTTTAA
- the nuoI gene encoding NADH-quinone oxidoreductase subunit NuoI, with amino-acid sequence MARYVQIDKRAPIKSGGDKLRRFLSRTFNGELFVGLWVVLKNMFKRGGSHTLRYPMEKFVMPPRYRGVHKLMRLLESGSERCIGCGLCEKICVANCIAMETSLGADGRKKVDNYSINLGRCVYCGLCADVCPEIAIVHGCEYELASEQRAYYGFKEDLLIRGENLCLNGAAQEFAGYGSLDENAGARIKMTPNAYIKSDAASDEPSLKSADSNLKNSAAESSKKEGAVSDKILFSKGAGLSGEILAERQDVGRASLKESSAANAENSKENSAVAKNSTLDLQRNSKENSASQNAKDSATNSKNLAENFKENFAPQSAEDSATQSKNFKDNSVAPHVENSTGGLATNDDSAENSKENSAMQDAGNSAMRGKKSKANFKKNSAADAENSTFDSVRNSKENSASQCAEDSAAQGEEQ; translated from the coding sequence ATGGCAAGATACGTCCAGATCGATAAACGAGCCCCTATTAAATCCGGCGGCGATAAGCTTCGTAGATTCCTCTCCCGCACCTTTAACGGCGAGCTTTTCGTGGGGCTGTGGGTGGTGCTCAAAAATATGTTTAAGCGCGGCGGCTCGCACACGCTTCGATATCCTATGGAAAAATTTGTTATGCCGCCTAGATACCGCGGCGTGCATAAGCTAATGCGCCTGCTTGAAAGCGGCAGCGAGCGCTGCATCGGATGCGGTCTGTGCGAGAAGATCTGCGTGGCGAACTGCATCGCGATGGAGACAAGCCTCGGCGCCGACGGCCGCAAAAAAGTAGATAACTACTCGATAAATTTAGGGCGCTGCGTCTACTGCGGGCTGTGCGCGGACGTCTGCCCCGAGATCGCTATCGTACACGGCTGCGAATACGAGCTTGCGAGCGAACAGCGGGCATACTACGGCTTCAAAGAGGATCTTTTGATTCGCGGCGAAAATTTATGCTTAAACGGCGCGGCGCAGGAGTTTGCGGGCTATGGCAGCCTGGATGAAAACGCGGGCGCGCGGATCAAGATGACGCCGAACGCCTATATAAAAAGCGATGCCGCAAGCGACGAGCCAAGCTTAAAGAGCGCGGATTCAAATTTGAAAAATAGCGCCGCGGAAAGCTCTAAAAAAGAGGGTGCCGTTAGCGATAAAATTCTATTTTCAAAGGGCGCTGGCTTAAGCGGCGAAATTTTAGCCGAGCGACAAGACGTCGGGCGGGCAAGTTTAAAGGAAAGCTCCGCCGCAAACGCTGAAAATTCTAAAGAAAATTCCGCTGTCGCTAAAAATTCTACGCTTGATTTGCAGCGAAATTCTAAAGAAAATTCCGCCTCACAAAATGCAAAAGATTCCGCTACGAATAGTAAAAATTTGGCGGAGAATTTTAAAGAAAATTTCGCTCCGCAGAGCGCCGAAGATTCCGCCACTCAAAGTAAAAATTTTAAAGATAATTCGGTTGCGCCGCACGTCGAGAATTCCACGGGCGGTCTTGCTACGAACGACGATTCTGCGGAAAATTCTAAAGAAAATTCCGCCATGCAAGACGCGGGGAATTCTGCGATGCGAGGTAAAAAATCTAAGGCAAATTTCAAAAAGAATTCCGCCGCGGACGCTGAAAATTCTACGTTTGATTCGGTGCGAAATTCCAAAGAAAATTCTGCCTCGCAATGCGCAGAAGATTCCGCCGCGCAGGGGGAGGAGCAATGA
- a CDS encoding NADH-quinone oxidoreductase subunit J: MIQTLAFYFFSAVCLALFGISVFSKNVLYALSALAGGMVFMSGFFFLLDAEFLGVVQIIVYTGAVIVLYGFALMFLGADKNISEPKKGARLFFALSGVIAFLLVIIVLGAVVANNVETLKILNTDDTEALGMIIFTKYLAIFELAAVMLLVAMICAIVLAHKQMDASLSYEESEG, from the coding sequence ATGATACAAACGCTTGCATTTTATTTTTTCAGTGCGGTTTGCCTGGCGCTTTTCGGCATCAGCGTTTTTAGCAAAAACGTCCTTTACGCCCTTAGCGCGCTGGCCGGCGGCATGGTCTTTATGAGCGGATTTTTCTTTTTGCTGGATGCGGAGTTTTTGGGCGTAGTGCAGATCATAGTCTACACTGGCGCCGTGATCGTGCTTTACGGCTTCGCGCTGATGTTTTTGGGCGCGGATAAAAACATAAGCGAGCCGAAAAAGGGGGCAAGGCTATTTTTCGCGCTTAGCGGCGTGATCGCATTTTTGCTCGTGATTATCGTGCTCGGTGCGGTGGTCGCAAACAACGTAGAAACGCTTAAAATTTTAAACACCGACGATACCGAGGCGCTTGGGATGATTATTTTTACGAAATATCTGGCGATTTTCGAGCTTGCAGCCGTGATGCTGCTTGTGGCGATGATCTGCGCTATCGTGCTTGCGCATAAGCAGATGGACGCGAGCCTGAGCTACGAAGAAAGCGAGGGGTAA
- the nuoK gene encoding NADH-quinone oxidoreductase subunit NuoK, giving the protein MGLNHYLIVAVMMFGLGLAGMMKRRNLIMLFFSSEILLNAANLALVAVAKFYDNINGEIFALFIVAIAASEMAVGLGLLILWYKKTGSIELDSFVNFKNPSKDGPDA; this is encoded by the coding sequence ATGGGTCTAAATCACTATCTGATCGTTGCTGTGATGATGTTTGGGCTCGGGCTTGCGGGTATGATGAAGCGAAGAAATTTGATAATGCTCTTTTTTTCGAGCGAAATTTTATTAAACGCCGCAAATTTAGCCCTCGTCGCCGTGGCGAAATTTTATGACAATATAAACGGCGAAATTTTTGCGCTTTTCATCGTAGCGATCGCCGCGAGCGAGATGGCCGTGGGGCTTGGGCTGCTCATCTTGTGGTATAAGAAAACGGGCAGCATCGAACTTGACAGCTTCGTAAATTTTAAAAATCCTTCCAAGGACGGGCCTGATGCTTGA
- the nuoL gene encoding NADH-quinone oxidoreductase subunit L, with translation MLDTVFVWLLIALFAPLASAIFAGVFIRAKDKMFIGVICSALVILSTITSLALMELVSDNRLISVNLADFISTGFLDAKFSFLIDSVSAVMMVVVGIVSSVVHVYSIYYMWDDQNFSKFFSFLGLFVFSMLVLVTSDNFLGLFIGWEGVGLCSWLLIGFWYDRSNYSWCANEAFIMNRIADLGMLLGIFLIYLNFGSLRYEVVFANAAGLEPEILTLIAALLFIGAMGKSAQFPFHTWLADAMAGPTPVSALIHAATMVTAGVYLVIRANAIFALAPEVSGFIVCLGAFVAVFAASMALVHNDLKKIIAYSTLSQLGYMFVAAGLGAYWIALFHLATHAFFKALLFLGAGNVMHAMKDDLNIQNMGGLYKFMRPTAILMCIGSLALCGFYPFAGFFSKDKILEAAWSADAYFIWALLFAGAAMTTFYSVRLIMLVFFGKQNFTHHPHEAKGFALIAMGVLAVPAVIAGFFEHDFAEFVLNILPGFKISIPHGVEVILIAITLAMISAVAIGTIWTYGKGKFSQNLKNCKFYKILIAQYFIPQIYERVIVRGYERLSEICAKCDGAIIDASVDLIARIAVKSGEGADRSSNSGDLSANLRWMVLGSFILLILAFAL, from the coding sequence ATGCTTGATACCGTTTTTGTATGGCTCTTAATCGCCCTTTTCGCACCGCTTGCCTCGGCGATCTTCGCAGGCGTTTTCATTCGCGCCAAAGATAAGATGTTTATTGGCGTAATCTGCTCGGCGCTGGTGATTTTAAGCACTATCACGTCGCTTGCTTTGATGGAGCTCGTTTCCGATAACCGCCTAATCAGCGTAAATTTAGCCGATTTCATAAGCACGGGATTTTTGGACGCAAAATTTAGCTTTCTCATAGATAGCGTAAGTGCGGTGATGATGGTGGTCGTAGGCATCGTTTCCAGCGTAGTGCACGTGTATTCGATCTACTATATGTGGGATGATCAAAACTTCTCTAAATTTTTCAGCTTCCTGGGGCTTTTCGTTTTTTCGATGCTGGTTTTGGTAACGAGCGATAATTTTTTAGGACTTTTCATCGGCTGGGAGGGGGTTGGACTCTGCTCGTGGCTGTTAATAGGCTTTTGGTACGATAGGAGCAATTACAGCTGGTGCGCCAACGAAGCTTTCATAATGAACCGCATCGCAGACCTTGGGATGTTGCTTGGAATTTTTCTGATCTATTTAAATTTCGGCTCGTTGCGGTACGAGGTGGTATTTGCGAACGCAGCGGGCTTGGAGCCTGAAATTTTAACCCTGATCGCCGCACTTTTATTTATCGGTGCGATGGGCAAGAGCGCGCAGTTTCCGTTCCATACCTGGCTGGCAGACGCGATGGCGGGTCCGACGCCCGTGTCCGCGCTTATTCACGCAGCGACGATGGTTACGGCGGGCGTTTATCTGGTGATCCGCGCAAACGCAATTTTCGCGCTCGCGCCCGAAGTAAGCGGCTTTATCGTCTGCTTGGGCGCTTTCGTGGCGGTCTTTGCGGCTTCTATGGCGCTGGTTCATAACGATCTTAAAAAGATCATCGCCTACTCCACGCTTTCGCAGCTTGGCTATATGTTCGTAGCCGCGGGGCTCGGGGCGTATTGGATCGCGCTATTTCATCTGGCGACGCATGCGTTTTTCAAAGCGCTTCTATTTTTGGGCGCGGGCAACGTAATGCACGCGATGAAGGATGATCTAAATATCCAAAATATGGGCGGATTATATAAGTTTATGCGGCCTACGGCGATTTTGATGTGCATAGGCTCGCTCGCGCTTTGCGGATTTTATCCGTTCGCTGGTTTTTTCTCAAAAGATAAAATTTTAGAAGCGGCGTGGAGCGCGGACGCGTATTTTATCTGGGCGCTGCTGTTTGCGGGCGCTGCGATGACGACATTTTACAGCGTGCGTCTGATAATGCTCGTGTTTTTCGGCAAGCAAAATTTTACCCACCATCCGCACGAGGCGAAAGGCTTCGCCCTTATCGCGATGGGCGTGTTAGCCGTGCCTGCGGTGATCGCAGGCTTTTTCGAGCACGATTTTGCGGAGTTCGTGCTTAACATACTGCCGGGCTTTAAAATTTCAATCCCGCACGGCGTGGAGGTAATTTTGATCGCCATAACGCTAGCGATGATAAGCGCGGTGGCGATCGGCACGATTTGGACATACGGCAAGGGTAAATTTAGCCAAAATTTAAAGAACTGCAAATTTTATAAAATTTTGATCGCGCAGTATTTTATCCCGCAAATTTACGAGCGCGTGATCGTGCGCGGATACGAAAGGCTTAGCGAGATCTGCGCTAAATGTGACGGCGCGATCATAGACGCCAGCGTCGATCTGATCGCTCGCATCGCGGTAAAAAGCGGCGAAGGAGCGGATCGCTCAAGCAATAGCGGAGATTTGAGCGCAAATTTAAGGTGGATGGTTTTGGGATCTTTCATTTTGCTGATTTTGGCGTTTGCGCTGTGA